The following proteins are encoded in a genomic region of Leptospira fainei serovar Hurstbridge str. BUT 6:
- a CDS encoding CPBP family intramembrane glutamic endopeptidase, producing MSDIRNFPGLPGSVMIVLATIIVTFIVGFLFNQIGHVLGIRFTETELLGITNTISIGLVTVTGWYFTKRRFSEVFSFQKPKLPESLSIILTCIGFTILISEIDNVFSMVVPKPDFILDMLNRLFSDDDLFGTSVALMIVAPFTEEFLFRGLIFDGLKRNYSFRRAALLTALLFGILHLNPWQFLGASIVGYYFAWLVAKTGSLAQPILAHMVFNGFPILVKHGFQIKIEGYTGESMANGLLQPLWLDILGIAITILGILISSYLFRHRTN from the coding sequence ATGAGTGATATCCGAAATTTTCCCGGATTGCCGGGATCCGTTATGATCGTATTGGCTACGATTATAGTAACTTTCATCGTAGGGTTCCTATTCAATCAAATCGGCCACGTCTTGGGAATCCGTTTTACGGAAACCGAGCTTCTCGGGATCACGAACACAATTTCGATAGGATTGGTTACGGTCACAGGCTGGTATTTTACAAAAAGACGATTCTCCGAAGTTTTTTCATTTCAAAAACCTAAATTACCGGAATCCCTCTCGATTATCCTTACATGCATCGGCTTTACTATCCTTATCTCCGAAATCGACAACGTTTTCTCAATGGTTGTGCCGAAACCGGATTTCATTTTAGATATGCTGAATCGACTTTTTTCCGACGATGATTTGTTCGGAACCTCCGTTGCTTTAATGATCGTCGCGCCGTTCACGGAGGAATTTTTATTTCGAGGACTTATCTTTGACGGCTTAAAACGAAATTACTCTTTCCGCAGGGCCGCGTTGCTTACGGCTTTATTGTTCGGGATTTTGCATTTGAATCCCTGGCAGTTTTTAGGAGCGAGCATTGTAGGTTATTATTTTGCCTGGTTAGTCGCGAAAACCGGATCCCTAGCTCAGCCGATTTTAGCTCATATGGTATTTAACGGATTCCCGATTTTGGTTAAGCATGGATTTCAAATCAAGATCGAAGGATATACCGGAGAATCCATGGCCAACGGATTATTGCAGCCCCTCTGGCTTGATATCCTAGGTATCGCTATTACGATCCTCGGAATCTTGATTTCAAGTTACCTTTTTCGCCATAGAACGAATTAA
- a CDS encoding zinc dependent phospholipase C family protein, which translates to MAGKITHLEALSQVCKHLDHGSQEQRKIARLLREENTRKYANIGAIAPDIFYFYHILSPRRTKKATDWGDLSHHEKVFELVTSFLDRILSTEEGMYRDRFLAFTLGYIIHCAVDIVTHPYIFFISGDYYSSNKEIGNLAQYNHMRVEFAIDSWLLDFRWGMTPKAYDFVHHVDVIHKAKDGKRKMDPMLWHFWLNGLKETFPEQFRSKYSGSEDKIIPGDILNESFLGYLQFHRYLDSRSRFVRAALGFIDKITFHKVKSSVLMLPLKENIDKRIMNEEKREWSYPADPSLIRNDSFIELLNRSCEVAKDAVTTAWDYLHDKTSRAALLKEYQGYNLDTGLRYHGIDKMKQFSPL; encoded by the coding sequence ATGGCAGGCAAAATCACCCATCTGGAGGCCCTATCGCAAGTGTGTAAACATTTGGATCACGGCAGTCAGGAACAGCGCAAAATCGCAAGGCTGTTACGGGAAGAAAATACCCGTAAGTATGCTAATATTGGCGCGATCGCTCCCGATATTTTTTATTTTTATCATATTCTCTCCCCAAGAAGAACTAAAAAGGCGACCGACTGGGGCGATCTCAGTCATCACGAAAAAGTTTTCGAACTCGTTACCAGTTTTTTGGATCGAATCCTTTCTACCGAAGAAGGAATGTATCGCGATCGATTTCTCGCATTCACTCTCGGATACATCATTCACTGCGCTGTCGATATCGTCACTCATCCGTATATCTTTTTTATTTCCGGAGACTATTATAGTTCGAATAAGGAAATCGGAAACTTAGCGCAATACAATCATATGAGGGTCGAATTCGCCATCGATTCCTGGCTATTGGACTTCCGCTGGGGGATGACTCCGAAGGCGTATGATTTCGTACATCATGTCGACGTGATCCACAAGGCAAAAGACGGAAAACGAAAAATGGACCCGATGCTTTGGCACTTTTGGCTGAATGGATTGAAAGAGACTTTTCCGGAACAATTTAGGTCTAAATATTCGGGTTCGGAAGACAAGATCATTCCGGGAGATATTCTAAACGAATCCTTCTTGGGCTATCTGCAATTTCATAGATACCTGGATTCTAGAAGTCGTTTCGTCCGCGCAGCACTCGGTTTCATTGATAAAATTACGTTTCACAAAGTAAAATCATCCGTTCTAATGCTTCCTCTAAAGGAAAATATTGATAAGAGAATTATGAATGAGGAAAAAAGAGAATGGTCTTATCCTGCGGATCCGTCTCTTATACGGAACGATTCGTTTATCGAATTACTCAACCGATCCTGCGAGGTTGCTAAAGACGCGGTTACGACGGCTTGGGATTATTTGCACGATAAAACATCCCGGGCGGCCCTCTTGAAGGAATACCAAGGATATAACTTAGATACGGGATTACGTTACCACGGAATCGACAAAATGAAACAATTCTCCCCGTTATAA
- the coaE gene encoding dephospho-CoA kinase (Dephospho-CoA kinase (CoaE) performs the final step in coenzyme A biosynthesis.) — MPKHPGRDDDSFLVGITGMIGGGKSTAAKFFEDLGAFRISADEIARKYTDPDSPIKDELVKVLGTEILDKSLKPDRKKIAKLVFGNSEKLSALNKLVHPLIREEFQRILKNQAGSRLVAWEVPLLFETDSYTLCDATVCVVSDPKSSLKRTVERDGISMEEAEARAKSQLSLQEKSERADYVIRNLGDLEDLKKECAKLFSELKGRMK, encoded by the coding sequence ATGCCGAAACATCCAGGTAGAGACGACGATTCGTTCTTAGTCGGAATAACCGGAATGATCGGCGGAGGGAAATCTACTGCTGCGAAGTTCTTTGAAGACTTAGGGGCGTTCCGGATTAGTGCGGATGAAATCGCACGGAAGTACACGGATCCGGACAGCCCGATCAAGGACGAACTCGTAAAGGTTTTAGGTACCGAAATTTTAGATAAGTCTTTAAAACCGGACCGAAAGAAGATCGCCAAACTGGTTTTTGGCAATTCGGAGAAGCTTTCCGCTTTAAATAAGCTGGTCCATCCCCTTATCCGGGAGGAATTTCAAAGAATTCTGAAAAATCAGGCCGGAAGCCGTTTGGTCGCGTGGGAAGTCCCTCTATTATTCGAAACCGATTCCTACACGCTTTGCGACGCGACTGTTTGCGTAGTTTCGGATCCAAAATCGTCCTTAAAACGAACCGTAGAACGGGACGGGATCTCCATGGAAGAAGCGGAAGCCCGCGCAAAAAGCCAGCTTTCTCTCCAGGAAAAATCGGAAAGAGCCGATTATGTCATTAGGAACCTAGGGGATTTGGAAGATTTAAAGAAGGAATGCGCGAAGCTGTTCTCGGAACTAAAAGGCAGGATGAAATGA
- a CDS encoding protein-L-isoaspartate O-methyltransferase family protein, with protein MENHPFGPPPLFDSANSIAEREAMVKNQIIARGISDSSVIQAMRNVPRHFFLPSESRHLAYLDKAISIGFGQTISQPYIVAYILEKLSVSPKEKVLEVGTGSGYLTALLIDMKAEVVSVEIVPELHRRATEILELWFPGCTKIHRIRIGDAYEFAKEKGIYTRFVSSACLPKIPETIHPFFLCLRDGGLAVFPILGTGNVQHLVTLLKRNDRWEERDRIEVKFVPLTGRGGLPDK; from the coding sequence ATGGAAAATCACCCTTTTGGCCCGCCGCCTCTCTTCGACTCTGCGAACTCCATCGCCGAGAGAGAGGCGATGGTGAAAAACCAAATCATAGCAAGAGGAATCTCGGACTCCTCCGTTATTCAGGCAATGAGGAATGTGCCAAGGCATTTTTTTCTACCTTCCGAATCTAGACATCTCGCATATCTGGATAAAGCGATTTCGATAGGATTCGGACAAACAATTTCGCAGCCATATATAGTAGCTTATATTTTAGAGAAGCTGTCCGTATCTCCGAAAGAGAAAGTTTTGGAAGTAGGAACCGGATCCGGCTACTTGACCGCACTTTTAATCGACATGAAAGCGGAAGTCGTCTCAGTCGAAATCGTTCCCGAATTGCACAGGAGGGCGACAGAAATTCTAGAGCTATGGTTCCCCGGTTGTACGAAAATACACCGGATTCGAATCGGAGACGCATACGAATTCGCAAAGGAGAAGGGTATCTATACTCGCTTCGTTTCTTCGGCCTGCCTGCCGAAAATCCCTGAAACGATTCATCCATTCTTTCTCTGCTTGCGGGACGGTGGACTTGCAGTTTTTCCGATTCTCGGAACAGGAAATGTTCAGCATCTCGTTACTTTATTAAAACGTAATGATCGATGGGAAGAGAGGGATCGGATCGAGGTGAAATTCGTTCCATTGACCGGACGAGGGGGGCTTCCGGACAAATAA
- a CDS encoding FFLEELY motif protein yields the protein MDLKELEPVRLAVVRSTIVRLRFTYSDLLTTIKGYDGIPHFFENNLYAPANKEERDNALENLYEKLKTVAGKAMTDSIHQIILLNKITDSLDFDTARIVIENNLLDDGNIRQESLYAAIGEVGRYDDRREQIRMVGETLRFFFSLSKLPMVKLIMAPIKVAASMVGATSLVDTMEAGYGLSSKIKDLNPFIEAFQDRENRLVAKLEDGQKYSYSDGI from the coding sequence ATGGATCTGAAAGAACTTGAACCAGTTCGTCTTGCCGTAGTCAGATCCACAATTGTCCGCTTGCGATTTACGTATTCGGATCTTCTTACCACGATAAAAGGGTACGACGGCATTCCTCATTTTTTTGAAAATAATTTGTACGCCCCGGCAAACAAGGAAGAGAGGGATAACGCCCTCGAAAATTTGTACGAAAAACTGAAAACCGTAGCCGGAAAGGCCATGACGGACAGCATTCATCAGATTATTCTCCTGAATAAAATAACGGACTCTCTAGATTTTGATACCGCGAGAATCGTGATCGAAAATAACCTACTTGATGACGGAAACATCAGACAAGAAAGTCTCTATGCCGCCATCGGAGAAGTGGGACGTTATGACGACCGACGGGAACAAATTCGAATGGTCGGTGAAACTTTACGATTCTTCTTTTCTCTCTCGAAACTTCCGATGGTAAAATTGATCATGGCTCCCATTAAAGTCGCAGCATCCATGGTCGGAGCCACATCTCTGGTCGATACGATGGAAGCAGGTTACGGTCTTTCGAGTAAAATCAAGGATTTGAATCCGTTTATAGAAGCGTTTCAAGACCGCGAAAATCGTTTGGTTGCAAAGCTAGAAGACGGACAAAAATACTCCTATAGCGACGGAATTTAA
- a CDS encoding porin OmpL1, translating to MVRNISKVVLVFAVLFSAASISAKSYVFGSLGTQFDLGQLGGTITKDGLDASSYYDVQSSTGTTGVAPRRAIIPENRLITLQHTTNGLISAKTAGAMTGGVISIGYEKDFGKAFFWRISGNYTRKIMGGDTTAKFAGYEYYNIHWDYNAIQIPVNVGIKLSVSEDAAIYIGAGIHYYKGGWSLAGSNHAEDVHQYLAATLGPTNTVTNLVADGTSPQANWENTRFSVAGFAPNWLIGAQARLTDKGHFFMEAETLYSFQYGVAHTRSLGGIISLAPTPAYPVVLGGTQYRFGYKLEI from the coding sequence ATGGTTCGTAACATAAGCAAAGTTGTGCTTGTCTTCGCCGTTCTTTTTTCGGCAGCAAGCATAAGCGCAAAATCATACGTCTTCGGGAGCCTTGGTACTCAATTCGACCTCGGGCAACTCGGTGGCACAATCACTAAAGATGGTCTGGATGCATCTAGTTATTATGATGTTCAGTCTTCCACTGGAACTACCGGTGTTGCACCACGTCGTGCAATCATTCCGGAAAATCGTCTGATTACCCTCCAACACACAACGAACGGATTGATCAGCGCGAAAACCGCCGGAGCAATGACTGGTGGAGTGATCTCCATCGGATATGAGAAGGATTTCGGAAAAGCTTTCTTCTGGAGAATTTCCGGTAACTATACCAGAAAAATCATGGGTGGAGATACCACTGCTAAGTTTGCAGGATATGAATATTACAATATTCATTGGGATTATAACGCAATTCAAATCCCCGTAAACGTAGGTATCAAACTTTCCGTATCGGAAGATGCAGCGATCTATATTGGAGCCGGTATTCACTACTACAAAGGTGGATGGAGCCTCGCGGGTAGTAACCACGCGGAAGACGTACACCAATACTTGGCGGCGACTCTCGGTCCGACGAACACTGTCACGAACTTAGTAGCGGACGGAACCAGCCCTCAAGCAAACTGGGAAAACACTCGTTTCAGCGTAGCGGGATTTGCTCCTAACTGGTTAATCGGAGCGCAAGCAAGACTTACGGATAAAGGTCATTTCTTCATGGAAGCTGAAACTCTTTATTCGTTCCAGTACGGTGTTGCGCACACTCGTTCCTTAGGTGGTATTATCAGCTTAGCCCCAACTCCCGCTTACCCGGTCGTTTTGGGTGGAACTCAATACCGTTTCGGATATAAGCTCGAAATCTAA
- a CDS encoding penicillin-binding protein 1A: MKKEPVDFLARYFVTLFRERIQKYLDSGDPVRKLIYLCLGLLFANGFLFVFSVKDIWRVPEANRYEKPSLLYGVNTDGKYEPIAEFYRFSRIVLSEADLPGGWDNKVIRCFESTEDNNFRSHRGLDIRGILRAAMVNLIAGRVKEGASTITQQVARLKFLNTERSFLRKAREAWLALLLEAKFDKKTLMEIYLNEIPLGHGTIGAGAAARFYFRKDIKDLSWGEAALLASLTTRPKEFSPLVNPLTSESKVRVVFKKLVENGILDIQTAEKEFDAFSEYYITLNRSPNDSAFSDRLNRFPYFTEYVRKNLARYIPKTQLYEGGLKIYTTLNIQHQSQAEKALAAGLKQQTQLSNQRAFTKIDAFEDAYGDIYEILAGLHDIPEFKFKISRSFRTFNRAWQEDIRDELSVLNLISGTESLGEVVDWSYKTQATEDHLLPVEGALIAIRPDTGYITAMVGGSGFRSDNQQIRAFQAYRQPGSAFKPLVYASAMEYYHQHPDPKKNVTAASLFDDSPLQYVLEDGDEWNPTNYSGEYSGFIRLRQALELSRNSVAVRLLEHTGLNNLLPNLERLLQIENRNLPRDFSIALGSFEVSPFELARAYSVFASGGKQILPLSVLYVEDDKGNLVKDFRKEYENKERKQLISPEVSYIITSMMEDVIRKGTGTGARSYGLTRPAAGKTGTTNNFRDAWFAGYTPELVGVVWVGYDTGTLSLGKGMSGAVVAAPIWGRFMANALSKEKSKPFNFGEVKIVRRTICSISGKLPGSHCHQTEEEVFDKDTVPTEICDDHRGLGEPDPPPAQRTTPTKKKRPNLFEGDEDVIR; the protein is encoded by the coding sequence ATGAAAAAAGAACCCGTAGATTTTCTCGCCCGCTATTTCGTTACTCTCTTCCGGGAACGCATTCAGAAATATTTGGATTCGGGAGACCCGGTCCGGAAACTTATTTATCTTTGCCTAGGGCTCTTATTCGCGAACGGTTTTCTTTTCGTTTTTTCGGTAAAGGATATTTGGAGAGTTCCCGAAGCGAATCGTTATGAGAAACCCTCACTCCTCTACGGAGTAAATACCGACGGAAAATACGAACCGATCGCGGAGTTTTATCGTTTTTCCAGAATCGTACTTAGCGAAGCCGATCTGCCCGGCGGCTGGGACAATAAAGTGATTCGGTGTTTCGAGTCTACGGAAGACAATAATTTCCGATCGCATAGAGGTTTGGATATTCGCGGGATTTTACGGGCCGCGATGGTCAATTTAATCGCAGGCAGGGTAAAAGAAGGTGCATCCACCATTACCCAACAGGTTGCAAGATTAAAGTTTTTGAATACTGAACGGTCCTTTCTAAGAAAAGCGAGAGAAGCTTGGCTCGCCTTATTACTGGAAGCTAAGTTCGATAAAAAAACTTTAATGGAGATCTATCTTAACGAGATTCCGCTCGGTCACGGGACGATCGGGGCCGGAGCCGCGGCACGATTCTATTTTAGAAAAGATATCAAAGATTTAAGTTGGGGAGAGGCGGCTCTTTTAGCCAGCTTGACGACTCGCCCTAAGGAATTCTCTCCTCTTGTAAACCCGCTCACCTCGGAAAGTAAAGTTCGAGTCGTATTTAAGAAATTGGTAGAGAATGGAATTTTGGACATACAAACGGCGGAAAAAGAATTCGACGCATTTTCCGAATATTACATCACCTTAAATAGATCCCCGAACGATTCGGCCTTTTCGGACCGATTGAATCGCTTCCCCTACTTTACGGAATACGTTCGAAAAAATCTCGCCCGATATATCCCTAAGACCCAACTCTACGAAGGCGGTCTAAAAATATATACGACCTTAAATATCCAGCATCAGAGCCAGGCGGAAAAAGCCTTGGCTGCCGGTCTCAAACAACAAACGCAATTATCAAACCAGAGAGCGTTTACGAAGATCGATGCGTTCGAGGATGCCTACGGCGATATATACGAAATCTTGGCCGGATTACACGATATACCGGAGTTTAAATTCAAAATATCGCGTTCTTTCAGGACCTTCAACCGGGCTTGGCAGGAAGATATTCGGGACGAACTTTCCGTTCTGAATTTAATTTCCGGAACGGAAAGTCTAGGCGAAGTAGTGGATTGGAGTTATAAGACCCAGGCGACGGAAGATCATTTACTTCCGGTGGAGGGCGCGCTTATTGCCATCCGTCCCGATACAGGTTACATCACAGCAATGGTAGGCGGTTCGGGGTTTCGCTCCGATAATCAACAAATACGCGCTTTCCAAGCCTATAGGCAACCCGGTTCTGCATTTAAACCGCTCGTTTATGCGTCGGCAATGGAATATTACCATCAACATCCCGATCCGAAAAAAAACGTGACGGCGGCTTCTCTATTCGACGATTCCCCATTACAATACGTCCTTGAAGACGGCGATGAATGGAATCCGACGAACTATTCCGGAGAATATTCAGGATTTATAAGATTAAGACAGGCTCTCGAGCTTTCTAGAAATAGCGTGGCAGTCCGTCTGTTGGAACATACGGGATTAAACAATTTATTGCCCAATCTGGAAAGACTTCTACAAATCGAAAACAGGAATCTCCCCCGAGATTTTTCAATCGCATTAGGAAGTTTTGAAGTATCTCCCTTCGAACTAGCCCGCGCTTATTCCGTTTTCGCCTCCGGCGGAAAACAAATCCTTCCGTTGAGCGTCCTATACGTGGAAGATGATAAAGGGAATCTAGTGAAAGATTTTCGAAAAGAATACGAAAATAAAGAACGTAAGCAATTAATTTCTCCGGAAGTCAGTTACATCATTACCTCGATGATGGAGGATGTGATCCGAAAAGGGACCGGAACGGGAGCAAGGTCTTACGGACTTACTCGTCCTGCAGCCGGCAAAACAGGAACCACTAATAATTTTAGGGACGCTTGGTTCGCCGGATATACTCCGGAATTGGTCGGCGTGGTCTGGGTTGGTTATGACACTGGAACACTATCTTTAGGCAAGGGAATGTCCGGAGCGGTTGTCGCCGCCCCAATCTGGGGTCGCTTTATGGCAAACGCATTGTCTAAGGAAAAATCTAAGCCTTTCAATTTCGGCGAGGTGAAAATCGTTCGAAGAACTATCTGTTCCATCTCTGGAAAACTTCCCGGAAGCCATTGTCATCAGACCGAGGAGGAAGTTTTCGATAAAGATACGGTCCCTACCGAAATATGCGACGATCACCGCGGACTGGGAGAGCCCGATCCTCCGCCGGCCCAACGCACTACGCCGACCAAAAAGAAAAGACCGAATCTTTTTGAAGGGGATGAAGACGTAATTCGCTAG
- a CDS encoding IspD/TarI family cytidylyltransferase: MKSWYPSDNLYVILLLGGTGSRMGSSLPKQFLELEGKPILLHSLNSFLEWGKSKSIVLVSHRDYMERTERLCAPFLRERDRIVEGGETRHQSTLAGLKSIQISNSDIVLIHDAARPFVILSDLDRLSLSAEESGASTLANRNYETVLQEENGRIRFLDRDKIWFMKTPQAVRGDILKKIHSNPGGQEPTDLCTWTESFGITAKLIESHPYNLKITRPEDLPLAEALLPLFRSLQ; encoded by the coding sequence ATGAAGTCCTGGTACCCCTCCGATAATCTATACGTAATTCTTCTCTTAGGGGGGACCGGTTCTAGAATGGGCTCCTCCCTGCCTAAACAATTTCTGGAATTGGAGGGTAAACCGATTCTACTGCATAGTTTGAACTCGTTTCTGGAATGGGGAAAATCTAAAAGTATAGTTCTCGTTTCACATAGGGATTACATGGAAAGGACGGAAAGGCTGTGCGCTCCGTTTCTTCGAGAACGGGATAGAATCGTGGAAGGCGGCGAGACTCGACATCAATCGACTCTCGCCGGTCTAAAAAGTATTCAAATTTCGAATTCCGATATAGTGCTCATACACGATGCTGCAAGGCCGTTTGTAATTCTTTCGGATTTGGATCGCTTATCTTTATCCGCCGAAGAATCGGGTGCATCCACGTTGGCTAATCGAAATTATGAAACAGTACTGCAGGAAGAAAACGGACGAATTCGATTTTTGGATCGTGACAAGATATGGTTTATGAAGACGCCGCAAGCCGTTCGAGGCGATATATTAAAAAAAATACATTCGAATCCCGGCGGACAGGAACCGACCGATCTTTGCACCTGGACGGAGAGTTTCGGTATTACCGCAAAACTTATAGAATCTCATCCATATAATTTGAAAATCACAAGACCTGAAGATCTACCTTTAGCGGAAGCATTGCTACCGCTATTTCGATCCTTGCAGTAG
- a CDS encoding diaminopimelate decarboxylase, with translation MQSIENLKFLTTDEARKIAESYGTPVFVYSRKGIESSCDAALAFPNAFGLTVRFAMKANPGRTILEILRRKGIHIDASSEHEVRRALLAGFQPGDILLTSQQLAVSLKELVGQGVQFNACSLRQLEEFGKLFPGREVSVRFNPGLGSGATKKTDVGGKTSSFGIWHEEIDQVKAIASKYDLKIIRVHTHIGSGSDPEVWKAVAHYTLEIAAQFPNCRIVNMGGGFKVGRMLGEKTTDPQTIGGPVRELFESFAGEKGTKLQMEIEPGSFLMVNNGAIIARVDDIVNTGSGGYTFVKLDMGMDVNTRPALYAAKHPLVIVPSGTDESRSTADFVYVGHCCESGDLITQEEGGGPQLRKTHEPKIGDLVVMEGAGAYCSSMSVKNYNSYPETPEILFDTDGAFKLIRKKQNLEQIVQNEVLVPLR, from the coding sequence ATGCAATCAATAGAAAATCTAAAATTTTTGACAACGGATGAAGCGAGAAAAATCGCAGAATCCTACGGAACTCCCGTCTTCGTTTATAGTAGAAAAGGAATCGAATCCAGTTGTGATGCCGCACTAGCTTTCCCGAACGCCTTCGGCCTCACAGTACGATTCGCGATGAAAGCAAATCCGGGACGAACGATCCTGGAAATATTGAGAAGAAAAGGGATTCATATCGACGCTTCTTCCGAACATGAAGTCCGGAGGGCGCTCTTGGCCGGATTTCAACCGGGAGACATTCTGCTTACCTCCCAACAGCTCGCGGTCTCCTTAAAGGAACTAGTAGGGCAGGGTGTCCAATTCAATGCCTGTTCGTTACGTCAGTTGGAAGAATTCGGAAAATTATTTCCAGGTCGGGAAGTTAGCGTTCGTTTCAATCCGGGTCTCGGTTCGGGTGCGACAAAAAAGACGGACGTAGGAGGAAAGACTTCCTCGTTCGGAATTTGGCACGAAGAAATAGATCAGGTTAAGGCTATCGCTTCCAAGTACGATTTAAAAATTATAAGGGTGCATACTCATATCGGTTCCGGTTCGGATCCGGAAGTGTGGAAGGCCGTCGCGCATTACACACTCGAAATAGCCGCCCAGTTTCCTAATTGCAGAATCGTTAATATGGGCGGAGGTTTTAAAGTCGGACGAATGCTGGGCGAAAAAACAACCGACCCGCAAACGATCGGTGGCCCCGTTCGTGAGTTGTTCGAATCATTTGCCGGGGAAAAGGGAACGAAACTGCAAATGGAGATCGAACCCGGCTCTTTTTTGATGGTGAATAACGGCGCCATCATAGCTCGAGTGGACGATATCGTTAATACCGGATCGGGCGGATATACGTTCGTAAAATTGGATATGGGAATGGATGTGAATACTCGCCCTGCTCTTTATGCGGCAAAACATCCATTGGTCATCGTTCCTTCCGGGACGGACGAATCAAGATCCACGGCCGATTTTGTCTATGTCGGTCATTGCTGTGAGAGCGGTGATTTGATTACCCAGGAAGAGGGGGGCGGACCTCAATTAAGAAAAACGCATGAACCGAAGATCGGAGACTTAGTGGTGATGGAGGGAGCCGGCGCGTATTGTTCCTCCATGTCCGTTAAAAACTATAATTCATATCCGGAAACTCCGGAGATACTCTTCGACACCGATGGAGCTTTTAAATTAATACGAAAAAAACAAAACTTAGAACAGATCGTTCAGAATGAAGTCCTGGTACCCCTCCGATAA
- a CDS encoding VOC family protein, which produces MEPRISIITLGVSDLQRSVKFYKDGLGWPLSSASEEAIAFFQTGGIILALFPKEDLANDATVNSAGSGFRGFTLAHNVRVAEDVDRTLDFVKQNGGKIVRPAHDAFWGGRSGYFSDPDGFLWEVAWNPHFPMSEDGSIQLPI; this is translated from the coding sequence ATGGAACCTCGCATTAGCATTATTACTCTCGGAGTTTCCGATCTACAACGCTCCGTAAAATTCTACAAGGACGGACTTGGATGGCCTCTTTCGAGCGCTAGTGAAGAAGCCATCGCGTTTTTTCAAACGGGTGGGATCATTTTGGCTTTGTTTCCGAAAGAGGATCTGGCCAATGATGCGACCGTAAATTCGGCAGGTTCGGGTTTCCGAGGCTTTACGCTTGCTCATAATGTCCGAGTTGCGGAAGACGTGGACCGCACGTTGGATTTTGTAAAACAGAATGGAGGCAAAATCGTCCGTCCCGCGCACGATGCTTTTTGGGGAGGACGTTCGGGTTATTTTTCCGATCCGGACGGTTTTTTATGGGAAGTGGCGTGGAATCCCCACTTTCCTATGAGCGAAGACGGAAGCATCCAGTTGCCTATTTAA
- a CDS encoding SPOR domain-containing protein codes for MKEKIFYVINLDNKRITLLSIFLIGLLFSFFFLGVSIGRKRGQVQEDLSLNSHNNSTVALSSEPTQGQTPHIAANSAATQNGPREEEIKFRNLPPGSEIVDLRTNVSSTKKEDVAKISADAPSEPHKEKKLVKREKESKKSEVVSRKSVHKNEGGFYVQIAAFKGREKADELKSSIGGKSYVKKTKNGYFTVRMGNFPSREDADKSIKKLPSNLKEKAIVSKE; via the coding sequence ATGAAGGAAAAAATATTTTACGTAATTAATTTAGATAATAAGCGGATAACGCTGCTGTCCATTTTTCTAATTGGCCTTCTATTCTCTTTTTTCTTTCTCGGAGTTTCGATAGGAAGAAAGAGAGGCCAAGTTCAGGAAGACTTATCGTTAAATTCGCATAACAATTCAACAGTGGCGCTCTCTTCCGAACCGACCCAAGGACAAACGCCGCATATCGCAGCCAATTCCGCCGCTACTCAGAACGGACCTCGTGAAGAAGAAATAAAATTTCGAAACCTGCCGCCGGGATCCGAGATTGTAGATCTTCGCACTAACGTTTCTTCGACAAAAAAAGAAGACGTGGCAAAAATTTCGGCCGATGCTCCCAGCGAACCTCATAAAGAGAAAAAACTCGTAAAACGCGAGAAGGAATCCAAGAAATCGGAAGTCGTCTCTCGAAAATCCGTTCATAAGAACGAAGGCGGATTTTATGTTCAGATTGCGGCCTTTAAAGGACGAGAAAAAGCGGACGAACTAAAATCATCGATAGGCGGAAAAAGTTACGTAAAAAAAACGAAGAACGGATATTTTACCGTCCGGATGGGAAATTTTCCTAGTCGCGAAGATGCCGATAAATCGATTAAAAAACTTCCGTCTAATCTAAAGGAAAAAGCGATAGTCTCTAAGGAATAG